A stretch of the Lolium perenne isolate Kyuss_39 chromosome 3, Kyuss_2.0, whole genome shotgun sequence genome encodes the following:
- the LOC127340532 gene encoding uncharacterized protein: MGKFRRQHAKKSKRRTKKKSLQREEEVGENRRAEDEQMQAGGEPVVVDDGRDQEGENDKKEKMVLLLCRDGVELVVPKEEARRYGGTIEGNIKYDEYSNAYGRSISIPNRGYSLISLSLESDVLSIVIHYSNKKRHDPSWDTTELIGGLHHPTLFRLILGAQHLENRGLLGVACRAVAGMIDGKPEREIRAMFGIRPPTPAPDSTLLRKTTPDDRTMTASELELEKRALRALHIVRCQDFTAYDPKRRAFWHSRFCGYNIAFFDLDEESRFGRGPPLHRVREPSIATSSVNVISLKVRESDVGFPINVFGTIIARDMIDYRCVYLFNRDADDSQVITSPDDMLALMDPHRGLVPEDIIYLEINLKIKCDGGATKDFSRGLTDFNICRLREQTMTASLTTWLSRVELEIAHVRRPLEASISISILKGPSVLKRVEAWTSGNIEARIILYSSEVATGTQMTKACYSITLSRRVVFVPLDEKLVVNIVSHNEDENLVLTLGHCDEEDHRVCKMGCSELQVNVSWTAIPKRETNDWREIVGNVWLLK, from the exons ATGGGGAAATTCCGGCGACAACACGCGAAGAAAAGCAAGAGAAGAACCAAGAAGAAATCCCTCCAAAGGGAGGAGGAGGTGGGGGAGAACAGGAGAGCGGAGGACGAGCAGATGCAGGCCGGAGGAGAGCCTGTCGTCGTCGACGACGGCCGTGATCAAGAAGGAGAAAATGACAAGAAGGAGAAGATGGTGCTGCTCCTGTGCAGGGACGGCGTGGAGCTAGTTGTGCCAAAGGAGGAAGCCAGACGGTACGGCGGTACCATCGAGGGGAACATCAAGTACGACGAGTACAGCAACGCATACGGCCGGAGCATAAGCATCCCCAACCGCGGCTATTCCCTCATCAGCCTCTCCCTCGAATCCGACGTCCTCTCCATCGTCATCCACTACTCCAACAAGAAGCGCCACGACCCCAGCTGGGACACCACCGAGCTCATCGGCGGCCTCCACCACCCCACCCTCTTCCGTCTCATCCTCGGCGCTCAACACCTCGAGAACCGGGGCCTGCTCGGCGTCGCCTGCAGGGCCGTCGCCGGCATGATCGATGGCAAGCCGGAGCGCGAGATCCGCGCCATGTTCGGAATCAGGCCACCTACACCGGCACCCGACTCCACTCTACTAAGAAAGACCACGCCGGATGACCGGACGATGACGGCGTCCGAACTAGAGCTCGAGAAGAGGGCGCTCAGGGCTCTCCACATTGTGCGCTGCCAGGACTTCACCGCGTACGACCCCAAGCGCCGCGCTTTCTGGCACTCACGCTTCTGCGGTTACAACATCGCCTTCTTCGACCTCGACGAGGAAT CTAGGTTTGGACGTGGGCCACCGCTTCACAGGGTGCGTGAGCCGTCGATCGCGACCTCGTCCGTCAACGTCATTTCCCTCAAGGTGCGCGAGTCGGACGTCGGCTTCCCCATCAACGTGTTTGGTACCATTATTGCCCGGGACATGATCGACTATAGATGTGTCTATCTCTTCAATCGTGATGCTGATGATTCACAGGTCATCACCTCACCG GATGATATGTTGGCTTTGATGGACCCTCATCGAGGGCTTGTTCCAGAAGATATCATTTACCTTGAGATCAATTTAAAGATCAAGTGTGATGGAGGTGCAACTAAAGACTTCAGCAGAGGTCTAACGGATTTCAACATTTGCCGCCTTCGTGAGCAAACCATGACTGCCAGTCTAACCACCTGGCTGAGCAGGGTGGAATTGGAAATTGCACATGTTCGACGTCCTCTAGAAGCTTCCATTAGCATCAGCATTCTCAAAGGCCCCTCGGTTCTTAAGAGAGTAGAGGCATGGACAAGTGGAAACATCGAGGCTCGTATCATTCTATATTCTAGTGAAGTAGCTACCGGAACACAGATGACAAAAGCGTGTTATTCTATCACGTTATCTCGTCGCGTGGTATTTGTTCCACTTGATGAAAAACTAGTGGTGAATATTGTTAGTCACAATGAAGATGAGAACCTTGTCCTCACTCTAGGACATTGCGATGAGGAAGACCACCGTGTTTGTAAGATGGGTTGCAGCGAACTGCAGGTGAACGTATCTTGGACTGCGATCCCAAAAAGAGAGACAAATGACTGGAGGGAGATTGTTGGAAATGTATGGCTGTTAAAATGA
- the LOC127340531 gene encoding uncharacterized protein produces the protein MAMGNSRQRHVHKKKKEKRRQAIALAAKDAMRGVTVLRSLDGVELAVPNAEACRYGAKVEEDIRSCIHYSNKQTHNPDWDGSEFVANLDHATLFGLVLAAESLRNQRLLDITCRTVTDMIHGKSPAQIRAMFGIRPPPPPTHGRTTKKLTTSDQKPTTTLELEERALRALHAVRCHKYTVYDPKRHCFLYTRLLRFNNYAFFDHDKECELRRGPALREIHPPLCESVVFSGINFISLKVCESDVGFPINVFGTVIARDEVDYKCVYLFRREADDCQTITSPDDMLTLMDPCRGLVPDDCVYLEINLKIKCDGGVVKDFSKGVTEFNSCRLYYQNESRTVRLTSWLSTVELLCAGVFHPVEASIAINILKGTCDLTRLAAWHTGNTEDHIILYDSKLAASNEATIKTTNSIALARRVVALPLNEKLVLRFVVDDDDETEDLLLILGPSNNEHKHVCKMSCCELELD, from the exons ATGGCCATGGGTAACTCCCGACAACGTCACGTTCACaagaagaaaaaggagaagaGGAGACAAGCCATTGCGCTGGCGGCCAAGGACGCGATGCGGGGGGTGACGGTGCTGCGGAGCTTGGACGGCGTGGAGCTGGCGGTGCCCAACGCGGAGGCGTGCCGGTACGGCGCCAAGGTCGAGGAAGACATCAG GTCATGCATCCACTACTCCAACAAGCAAACCCACAATCCTGACTGGGACGGCAGCGAGTTCGTCGCCAACCTCGACCACGCCACCCTCTTCGGCCTAGTGCTCGCCGCTGAATCCCTCCGGAACCAACGCCTTCTCGACATCACCTGCCGCACCGTCACCGACATGATCCACGGCAAGTCACCGGCCCAGATCCGCGCCATGTTCGGCATCAGGCCTCCACCACCACCCACACATGGCAGGACAACAAAGAAGCTCACCACATCGGATCAGAAGCCCACGACGACGTTAGAGCTCGAGGAGAGAGCGCTCAGGGCTCTCCACGCGGTTCGCTGCCACAAGTACACCGTATACGACCCCAAACGCCATTGCTTCCTATATACGCGGTTACTACGCTTCAACAACTACGCCTTCTTTGACCACGACAAAGAATGCGAACTTCGCCGTGGACCCGCGCTTCGCGAGATACATCCGCCATTGTGCGAGTCCGTCGTGTTTTCAGGCATCAACTTCATCTCCCTCAAGGTGTGTGAGTCCGACGTGGGCTTCCCCATCAACGTGTTTGGTACCGTCATCGCAAGGGACGAAGTCGACTATAAGTGCGTCTACCTCTTCAGGCGCGAAGCGGATGATTGCCAGACCATCACCTCGCCG GATGATATGTTAACTTTGATGGATCCATGCCGAGGGCTTGTTCCCGATGATTGTGTTTATTTGGAGATCAATCTAAAGATCAAGTGTGATGGAGGTGTAGTCAAAGACTTCAGCAAAGGCGTGACAGAATTCAACAGTTGCCGCCTCTACTATCAAAACGAGAGCAGGACCGTGCGTCTGACAAGCTGGCTGAGTACCGTGGAATTGTTATGTGCAGGCGTATTTCACCCCGTCGAAGCCTCCATTGCAATCAACATTCTCAAAGGGACATGTGATCTCACAAGATTAGCTGCTTGGCATACTGGAAATACCGAGGATCACATCATTCTATATGACAGCAAACTAGCTGCAAGCAATGAGGCGACAATTAAAACAACTAATTCTATTGCGTTAGCTCGCCGTGTGGTAGCTCTTCCACTGAATGAAAAGCTGGTTCTCCGTTTTGtagttgatgatgatgatgaaaccGAGGATCTTCTCCTCATTCTAGGACCCTCTAATAATGAACACAAACATGTGTGCAAGATGAGTTGCTGCGAGTTGGAG CTAGATTAA
- the LOC127340530 gene encoding uncharacterized protein — translation MGSSPGWLKRALVLFFFGVKAIIFGMVAENKLPLFGKSIITGEDDDSMVMCELPRLSVAMGSLSVLSLLLTVLAGHFAVLYPYTKNRKNGHQPAIPRRAMFRKTSLTIFFVIAELVSASALAMMSWATITEHANLRFMPTMLPDGTLSCPSTAKTDGMFGGGALLALDATLMWFVCLLMSLEARANYLDLHGGVQDDVDDGSKKKLDLHGDHDIDNNGNNKKLDLHQDDDIEVDGN, via the exons ATGGGTTCTTCTCCAGGTTGGTTGAAGCGCGCCcttgttctcttcttcttcggtgtgaaggCCATCATTTTCGGTATGGTGGCCGAGAATAAGCTG CCTCTTTTTGGGAAAAGTATCATCACGGGAGAGGATGACGACTCAATGGTCATGTGCGAGCTCCCTCGTCTCAGCGTCGCCATGGGGAGCCTCTCCGTGCTTTCGCTGCTACTCACCGTTCTCGCCGGCCACTTCGCCGTTCTATACCCCTACACTAAAAACAGGAAGAATGGCCACCAGCCAGCGATTCCTCGTCGAGCTATGTTCCGGAaaaccagcctcaccatcttcttcGTCATCGCCGA GTTGGTGTCGGCATCGGCTCTGGCGATGATGTCCTGGGCGACCATCACGGAGCATGCTAACCTACGGTTCATGCCGACCATGCTGCCTGACGGCACCCTGAGCTGCCCTTCGACAGCGAAGACGGACGGGATGTTTGGCGGCGGTGCCCTGCTGGCCCTCGACGCCACGCTCATGTGGTTTGTTTGCCTGCTCATGTCGCTCGAGGCCCGGGCCAACTACCTCGACCTCCACGGAGGAGTTCAGGACGACGTCGACGATGGCAGCAAGAAGAAACTCGATCTCCACGGAGACCATGACATCGACAACAACGGAAACAACAAGAAACTCGACCTCCACCAAGACGATGACATCGAGGTTGACGGCAACTAA